The Nitrospinota bacterium genomic sequence CACGGCATAAAATACTTCGGGTCTTTTGCAATCTCATTTGCCAGGTCTATCGCGCCATCCATCCCTTTTGTTCCATTGCTTAAAATGATCATTGCTCCATATGCAGTAAGAATCTTTCTCCGCTCTATACTCATTGTTTCAGGCATGACCAGTTCTAACCGATAGCCCTTGACTGCACAGACCATGGCCAGGCCAATACCGGTGTTTCCGCTGGTCGGTTCAATAACGATCTTGTCCTTTGTCAATGTGCCGTCCTTTTCTGCATACTCTATCATATATTTGGCAATTCTATCCTTTACCGAGCCGGTAGGGTTATATCTCTCTAGCTTGGCAAAAATTTCTATATCCTTATTTTTACAAAAATGGTTAATTTTTACCAAAGGAGTATTTCCTACCAGATCGATGATGTCTCTATAAGTCCCCAACATGTCTTTGCCTCCTCGTGAAAACTTACAAATCTATTGTCGTATAATAGTAACATTTAATAAGAACATGATAAATATAAATTTATTGTTAAAGAGTATCAAGAGTTATTTTGAATTAAGTATAAAGAAATACATAAACTTACCGAAAAGATAGATATATATCAATAAAAATCGCCTTGACTTGATAAATGTAATGACAACGATAAAGTCAAGAAGAGGCGAATATAAAAGAGACCACTATGGAAAAAGAAAAAATACGCTCTCTTATAGAAAAGGTTGAAGATCTACCTACGTTGCCCTCCATTGCAACACAGGTTATGAGTATCATAGAAGATGAAAGAAGCAGTTCTTCTGACCTAGCAAAGGTTATCAAAAATGACCTCCCCCTTACTGGAAAGCTATTAAAGATTGCCAATTCTGCCTTCTATGGCCGAAGGAGTCAAATATCCACATTGGTCGATGCCATCAATCTTATTGGATATAATTCGGTAAGCAATGTTGTCATGAGTATCAGTGTGATCGATCTTTTTGAAAAGAGAAAGGCAAGTGGTTCTTTAAACAAAGAGGATTTTTGGAGACATTCTATAGCCTGTGGGATATGTTCAAGGGCCTTGGCAAAAAAGGTAAGATATAAGTTACCCGAGGAGGCTTTTACTGCTGGCATTATCCACGATATTGGACAGCTTATTATTGAGCAGTATTTCTCTGAGCAATTTAAGGAAATAGTGAATAAGGTTGTGACAGAAGAAATTTCCTTTTTAAAAGGAGAGATGGATATCTTAGGTGTCGATCATTCTATAATAGGAAAGTGGTTGTTAGACAAATGGAATTTACCAAAAGGTTTAAAGGACGCTGTTTGGTTTCATCATCAACCCCTCAAAAGCTTTGACAAAGAAGATTCTAAAAATCTTTTATCGAAAATTGTTAATGCGGCGAATATCATATGTGAGAATCAGATGTTAAGCACATCCACATACGATAATGTTCCCTTTCTTAAAAACGAAATCTGGGAATCATTTGGGCTTAAAGAAGAAAATATTGTTGAAATAGCAGAGGATCTAAGATCGGATGTCAATCAAACTATAGAAGAGCTAGGCTTAAAGATTACGAAACCGGAATCGTATTTTAGTGTCTTACAAAAGGTCAATAAAAGGCTTGGCAAGATAAATATCTCATTAAATGAGAGCAATATAAAGCTGAATCATACCAATAAACAGCTCTCTTTTATCTATAGCTTCAGCAATAAATTGCAAAAAGCATTGGGGATTGATGAAATCTTAAAAACCACAGTAGAAGATATCTGTCTTGGATTAAAATTTTCGAGGAGCTTCTGTTATTTATTGAATGACAAGGGGAAGTTAATCGAAGGCATCATAGGAGAGGTTATGGATAGGGATGCAAAGCTCTCAGATAAAGAAGAAAAGGATGATAGGGGGGAGTTAATCTTTTTGGATTACAGACATGAATTTACAAAATTTAAGGATCGACTCAAGGATTTTCAAACGCCAAAAATCATTGCTATCCCCATTACTGTTAATGGAAAAAAAATAGGAGGAATTGCTGTTGATCGGGGTCCGAATGAATATTTAGAGAATGATAAAGAATTATTTACTCTTAAGACCTTGTCTAATTCTATTGGTCAGGTCCTAAGAAGGGCCCAGATGTATACAGAGCTCAACAAACAGGCAGAAGAGGTTGTTTTAACACAGAGAAGATATCACGAAGCTCAATCAGAGAAGTTAGAGGCCTTGGGGAGGCTCGCAGCAAATGTGGCACACCAGATTAATGATCCTCTGCAGGCGATCAATAGTTTTGTCTCAAGCACAATAGATAGCCTGGGGGAGGATAATGAAAACACAAAGAAGCTCAAATTGGCAAAGGATGGTGTAGCAATCATTGCAAATAAGATATCTCAATTTCTCGATTTATACAAACAAGAGATAGCGATGAAAGAAGATGTTGATGTGAATTCACTCATAGAAAGGGCTGTTGTATTTTTAAATCAAAGATTGTCTCAAAATAAAATTTCTATTGAAAAAGATTTATCCGAAAAATTAACGAATATAAAGGGGTCCCCAGAGCATCTGTATCAGGCATTTAGTGAATTCATTATGTTTGCAACAGAATCAATGCAAGAGGGTGGGACCATTAAGATATCTACAAAAAGAGAAGAACGTTATGTAGCGATTCGGTTACAAGATAATGGGTCTGGGATACCTGAGGAGGATATTTCGCATGTATTTGAGCCCTTTCATTTAATAAAGATAAGGCATAAAGACAAGAGAGGAAAAGAATCCAATCTTTCAGCTGCATACTTAACGATAAAGGCTCATAAGGGAGAGGTTAAGGTTAAAAGCGCTGAGGGCAAGGGAACAATTTATAAGATTTTTCTTCCTATATATATATAGTATCTTTTTACTTAAGCAAATTCCTATTTGGAATTTTCTCATTTCCAACAAAAAAACATCCCCGTTTTTCTTTCCCATAAATCCTGCCAAAAATTCTTGACAGGTTAAATTCTAAAAGCTATTATTATTTATAAAATAAGCTTTTCTTAGAAAAAGCCAAACCACCTGCAAGGGTGGGACGGAAAGCCACGGTTCTTTGATAGAGAAAGCCGGGTTACCTAAGAGAATTTTAGGTTGCCCGGTTTTTTATTTAAAATGGAAAAATTAGAGCGTTATAATAAAAAGAACATCATTAAATCTTTTGAGGTTAAAGCCTATATAAGGCATGAAGAGGTTGAGGAAGAGGAATCAACATATAGGGTTAGGGGCTATAGCTCTCCAAATTTTATACTGGAATTTTCAGAACCTGCCTTGGCTCTTCAGGAGATAAGGGATATTATGAATAGTTCCCCAAAAGCTCGACCAGAAAAGATCTTTGCGTTAAAGAAAAAGATAGAAGAAGGGACATACGCCCCTCCCAGTTTAAGAATCGCGGGTAAAATCCTAAAAAATTCAGTCCATCGTCTTTAAGTTCATATCTTTTTTCAGATTTTTGCAGATATATCCAAAAAGAGATTTTTCCATCTTGCTTAAGAGGGGCTTTTATTAAAAAAGACTTGAAATATTTGAAAATATATATTAATAACTATTAGAAAATTACAAGCTTTTTATTGATAGAAAGAGGATATTATGAAGACGATTAAACTTGGCGTTCCAAAAGGAAGTCTCAATTATCCCGGTAGAGGGAATACAGAAGGTCTCTTTATCGACGCAGGATACGATATTAAGGGATATTCTCCAACCAAGGAGCAGGACTCTTCTTTGGTCATTGCCAATGACCTGGAAATCAGTCTTTTTTTGACAAGACCCCAGAGTGCGCCCAATGAGCTTTCAAGAGGCCTTTTGGATATAGCCATTATTGGGGGTGATTGGGTAATGGAAGAATCGGTCAATGGGGAGCCCTTGGAAAAATTGTGTGACCTGGAATACGGCAAGGCAAGATTGGTTACAGCTATACCCAAGGTAACCCCTGCAGAAACACTATCAGAATTCTTTTTAATAAAATCAAAAGAGAAGAAAGAGATCATTTGCTATACAGAATATATCAATCTCACAAAATCTCACTTTATGAAAAATGATGAATACAAGAAGTTATATGGAAATAAGGTGCCTCTTATTCAGATTCGAGGGATAAAGGGTGGAGAGAATAAGTCTGTTCAAATCATCAATTCAGATGGAGTTACTGAAGGATATATTGCAAAGGGAGCTGATATTGTTGTTGACAATACCCAGACAGGGTCTACCTTAAAAAAATATGGCCTCAAAGAACTAGGCGAGATCCTCATCTCAAGCGCCGGCCTTTATGGTGGGAAGAACCTTAAAGAAGACCCTTGGAAAAAAGATAAGGCCCTTGATATCAGAGACCAGCTTATGGGTGCGGTGATAGCCAGAAAATATAATGATGTGAAGTTTAATATCCATAAAAAAGATTTTGATAAGCTGATGAAATACTTAAAAGAGAATAAGCTCTACTCTCAGGCCCCCACTGTTACTGAGGCAGGGGATTGGTATGCGGTTAATATCGTTGTGCTCAAAGAGACATGGCCAAAAATAAGCAGGGAGCTGAAAAGGGATTATAAGGCGAGTGCCATTGTAAGGAGTAATTTGCGTCAATTCATCCTTTAAATAGAATTTTCATCATCATTATCAAGAAAATCTTTGAATCCATCCTTTGTCTTGATCAATAGCCTCATTGGCAAAACTTATCCTTAAAAGCATATCTCTTTCCCAAAACTATTAAAAAAATTTTGTCTGCGTGTATTGACAGAATTTTTCAATGGTTATATATTGGTTATGAACATATGTTCATAACCAATCATATTTATATCGAGAAAGTTTTAATGCCAAGACCAGTTAAAACACGATTTATTAGAGATATCCCGCGGGTCAGTCATTTCAAGCCGAGAGGAAAACCGATGAGATTCCTTGAAGAGATTATCCTCACCCTGGATGAATATGAAGCCCTGAGACTGGCTGATCTTGAAGGGAAAAACCACAATGAAGCTTCAAAGTTTATGGGAATATCCAGGCCGACTTTCACGAGGTTGATTGAAAGGGCAAGACGCAAATTAGCAGATGGCATTATTAATGGGAAATTAATAACTATAGAAGGGGGGAATTATAAAATGGCTTCAATGAGAAGATTTAGATGTTATACTTGCAACCATGTGTGGGAATTACCTCATGGCACGGGCAGACCATCTTCCTGCCCCAGTTGCGGGAGCAATGCCATTCATAGGGCAGAGGAAGACAGGGGACATTCAAGAGGAGGAGGCACGGGAAGAGGACCAGGGGGTTCGGATAGTCGAAGATAAAAAGCCTTTCATTTAAATTGAAACAGAAAAAAATCCATAAAAAAGAGGTAAGATGAAAGAGAGTGGTGATATCGCCTTTGATGAGAAGCAGGCCAAGCAGTATGATAAATGGTTTGAAACCGATGAAGGAAAATATACGGACAAAAGAGAAAAGGATCTCCTTATCAAATTATTAAAGCCTGAAGCCGGGCAGACTCTTCTTGATGTTGGCTGCGGCACGGGAAATTATTTCATGTTTTTCGAAGACCTCGGTTATAAAGTTTCCGGGTTTGACCCCTCTATGCCCATGATGAAATATATAGAGGGGAAGATGAAAAAAAAGCCACCGCTTTTTTTAGCATTGAGCGAGGAGCTCCCCTTCAAGGACAACTCCTTTGATGTTGTGGCCCTGATCACCTCCTTTGAGTTTGTAAAGGATGGCAAAAAGGGGCTAGAAGAGGCCTTCAGGGTAGCAAGGAAAAAGGTTGTGCTCGGAGTTCTCAATAAGATATCCTATCTCAATATCAAGAGAAGGCTCCTTGCGCCTATTAAAAAAAGCGTTTTTTTAAAGATAAGGTTTTACTCTATCTTTGAACTCAACCGACTGATAAGAGAGGTCTCAAAAGGAGAGATAAAGTGGGGATCGGTTCTCACTTTGCCCTTAAGCTGGCATAAGGTTCTGGGCTCTCTGGATGGGGCTTTATCCTTTTGGAAAAATCCCTTTGGAGCCTTCTTGGGAATCGTTGTTGAGATTCCAGAAAAAAGAGGAGACTAAAAAATGCAAGTGGCCTGATAACCATCTCCAATGCCTGCAAGGTATAAGCAAAAAATATGCAGGATGAGATCTAAAAGGTTTTAGACATCTTGACAAGCCTGTATTTTTCAGGATATAGTAAGTTAAAAATGAGATGGTGCGTTCGAAGGGGGAACCTCCATGTAAAAAAAGAAAAACCTTCGTTTCTTATATGCGAAGGTTTTTGTTTTTTAAGGGGGCTCGAAAGATTTCGATTTTAAGCTGGATTTACCACTTTATTTCTAAAAATTATAATCAATCCTATGAACATTAATGATCTATCTCAAGAACCTTCCGAAGTTATCGTTGTCGAGGCATCTGCGGGTTCCGGAAAAACCTATGCCCTTGCCAAACGATACTTAAAACTTCTCATCAATCCCGCTTTTAGATTCGAACAGATTCCTCTGCGCCATATCCTTGCCATTACCTTTACGAACAAAGCAACCGTAGAGATGAAAGAGAGGATTTTAGAGCTTTTAAAGAGGATTGCTTTTGACGAGTTCAAAAACAAAGAGCAGGAAGAGGATATTTATCAATCGCTAGAGTTGGATAAAAATTTTGCAAAGAAGCGAGCCAAAGAGATAATGGATGAACTGATCCAAAACTACAGCTTTTTCCAGGTGCAGACCATAGACAGCTTTATTAATGCCCTTCTTTTGGGCTGCGCCCTTCGGATTGACCGCTCAGCGAGCTTTAGCATCAAACGCGATTATATCCCATACCTCGCTTATAGCCTCGACCTTGTTATTGAACAGGCACCAAGCAATAAAACAGTACTGGACTTTCTGAAAGATTTCCTTCAGCACTACCTCTTTGTAGAAAACAGAAGCGGGTGGTTCCCAAGACAAGACATTGTATTGCTTATGCAATCATTATTTCGGCTGAGCAATAGATACAGCGGCCTCTTTTTTGAATACGGGGGGGAAGTAAAGAATGTCATCAGAAAAAAAATTGCTCTCTTTGAGCAGATAAAAGAGCTGGCTAAAGGTCTCCCTGACGGGATGAATAAAAATGCTCAGAATTCGATTATCAAATTCATTGAAAATAACGACAATATATTTGAAATCAGTGAAATACCTAAGAAATTCCAACAACCTTCTGTACCGATGAACAAAGGGAAAGAGGGTGTGCCCACCTTTGAGAGGAAATGGGAAAAAATCTATCACGGAATAAAAGAACTTATTGAGCTTGAAGCAACCATATCCTATACCCCATACATCAATCTGTTTCGCGGGATGTTATTGTTTTTTAAAGATATATCAAAAAGAGAGGATGTTTTGTTTCTTGAAGAACTGAACAAAAAAGCACGGTCTCTTTTTGGCGATGGCGGAGTAACGGTTGCTGAGCTCTACTATCGTCTTGCGACGAGGTTTCGGCATTATCTTATTGATGAATTCCAGGATACAAGCCTTATACAGTGGCAAAACCTCAAGATGATGATTGAAGAGGCGCTTTCTACTGGCGGTTCGCTCTTTTATGTTGGTGATAAGAAACAGGCCATATACCGGTTTCGAGGAGGTGAAGCAGGGCTTTTTGATCAGGTCAAAGAGGAATTGAGCCAGTATAATGCGAGAATCGAACATCTCACCAAAAACTGGCGCAGTCAAAAAGCAATTGTCGAGTTTAACAACCGCGTTTTTTCATATGAAAATCTCAAAAAAACACTCAAAGATTCAGGTATTTTAGAAGAACTGACAGGCGATGACGGGGCAGAGAGAGAAATCCTGGATGTCTTTAAAGACGCTATCCAAGAGCGCAAAGAGGAAAATCAGTACGGATATGTGAGGGTTTTGGGAATTGATGAGAAGAACCAGGAAGAGAGAGATGAAATCATGCAGAAAAAAATTTTGAGCCTGATAGAGGATCTGAAAAAGCGCTTCAATTACGAAGATATCGCTCTATTAACTCGCGATAATAACGAGGTTGAGATCATCACCTCATGGCTGCTTCAAAAGGGATATCCGGTTGAGTCAGAGAAGACACTGAACCTTCTAGAAAATGCCTTGATTAAAGAACTCCTCTCTTTTTTAAAATTCCTTTGCTCCCCCATCGACGATTTAAGCTTTGCTGCCTTCATCTTAAGCGATCTCTTTTGTTGTGTAACCACTCTTAAGCAGGAAGAGATGAGGGATTTCATTTTTAACCTTCATCAAGAAAAAAAGCTCAGCCCCGATATCAGCCTCTACAACCTCTTTCGAGAGAAATACCCTGAGGTATGGGATGCGTATATAGACGAATTCTTTAAAAGCGTGGGATTTATTTCTCCCTATGAACTCACTGTCAGCATCTACCAGCGGTTTCTGCTCATGGAGAGGATGAGCTTGAGCCAGGCATTTTTGATGAAGTTCCTTGAGCTTATCAAAGCCAGAGAGGATGAGTATGTAAACCTATCTGATTTTTTATCCTACATCAAAGATGCGCCGCCTGAAGATCTCTACGTTAACGTCATTCACAGCGATTCGATAAAAGTCCACACCATCCATAAATCAAAAGGGCTTGAATTTCCTGTGGTGATTCTCCCCTTTTTGCGTATGGACATCTCACCGGAGAGCGGGGGGAGGGGAACAAGCTCCTATGTGGTTAATCAGGGAGAGGATTTAGGCCTTGTAAGGATTACCAGTCATTACCGCCCTTATTCAGAAGAGCTGCAAAA encodes the following:
- a CDS encoding HDOD domain-containing protein, encoding MEKEKIRSLIEKVEDLPTLPSIATQVMSIIEDERSSSSDLAKVIKNDLPLTGKLLKIANSAFYGRRSQISTLVDAINLIGYNSVSNVVMSISVIDLFEKRKASGSLNKEDFWRHSIACGICSRALAKKVRYKLPEEAFTAGIIHDIGQLIIEQYFSEQFKEIVNKVVTEEISFLKGEMDILGVDHSIIGKWLLDKWNLPKGLKDAVWFHHQPLKSFDKEDSKNLLSKIVNAANIICENQMLSTSTYDNVPFLKNEIWESFGLKEENIVEIAEDLRSDVNQTIEELGLKITKPESYFSVLQKVNKRLGKINISLNESNIKLNHTNKQLSFIYSFSNKLQKALGIDEILKTTVEDICLGLKFSRSFCYLLNDKGKLIEGIIGEVMDRDAKLSDKEEKDDRGELIFLDYRHEFTKFKDRLKDFQTPKIIAIPITVNGKKIGGIAVDRGPNEYLENDKELFTLKTLSNSIGQVLRRAQMYTELNKQAEEVVLTQRRYHEAQSEKLEALGRLAANVAHQINDPLQAINSFVSSTIDSLGEDNENTKKLKLAKDGVAIIANKISQFLDLYKQEIAMKEDVDVNSLIERAVVFLNQRLSQNKISIEKDLSEKLTNIKGSPEHLYQAFSEFIMFATESMQEGGTIKISTKREERYVAIRLQDNGSGIPEEDISHVFEPFHLIKIRHKDKRGKESNLSAAYLTIKAHKGEVKVKSAEGKGTIYKIFLPIYI
- a CDS encoding flagellar biosynthesis anti-sigma factor FlgM translates to MPGFLFKMEKLERYNKKNIIKSFEVKAYIRHEEVEEEESTYRVRGYSSPNFILEFSEPALALQEIRDIMNSSPKARPEKIFALKKKIEEGTYAPPSLRIAGKILKNSVHRL
- a CDS encoding ATP phosphoribosyltransferase; its protein translation is MKTIKLGVPKGSLNYPGRGNTEGLFIDAGYDIKGYSPTKEQDSSLVIANDLEISLFLTRPQSAPNELSRGLLDIAIIGGDWVMEESVNGEPLEKLCDLEYGKARLVTAIPKVTPAETLSEFFLIKSKEKKEIICYTEYINLTKSHFMKNDEYKKLYGNKVPLIQIRGIKGGENKSVQIINSDGVTEGYIAKGADIVVDNTQTGSTLKKYGLKELGEILISSAGLYGGKNLKEDPWKKDKALDIRDQLMGAVIARKYNDVKFNIHKKDFDKLMKYLKENKLYSQAPTVTEAGDWYAVNIVVLKETWPKISRELKRDYKASAIVRSNLRQFIL
- a CDS encoding DUF134 domain-containing protein, giving the protein MPRPVKTRFIRDIPRVSHFKPRGKPMRFLEEIILTLDEYEALRLADLEGKNHNEASKFMGISRPTFTRLIERARRKLADGIINGKLITIEGGNYKMASMRRFRCYTCNHVWELPHGTGRPSSCPSCGSNAIHRAEEDRGHSRGGGTGRGPGGSDSRR
- a CDS encoding class I SAM-dependent methyltransferase, whose amino-acid sequence is MKESGDIAFDEKQAKQYDKWFETDEGKYTDKREKDLLIKLLKPEAGQTLLDVGCGTGNYFMFFEDLGYKVSGFDPSMPMMKYIEGKMKKKPPLFLALSEELPFKDNSFDVVALITSFEFVKDGKKGLEEAFRVARKKVVLGVLNKISYLNIKRRLLAPIKKSVFLKIRFYSIFELNRLIREVSKGEIKWGSVLTLPLSWHKVLGSLDGALSFWKNPFGAFLGIVVEIPEKRGD
- a CDS encoding UvrD-helicase domain-containing protein codes for the protein MNINDLSQEPSEVIVVEASAGSGKTYALAKRYLKLLINPAFRFEQIPLRHILAITFTNKATVEMKERILELLKRIAFDEFKNKEQEEDIYQSLELDKNFAKKRAKEIMDELIQNYSFFQVQTIDSFINALLLGCALRIDRSASFSIKRDYIPYLAYSLDLVIEQAPSNKTVLDFLKDFLQHYLFVENRSGWFPRQDIVLLMQSLFRLSNRYSGLFFEYGGEVKNVIRKKIALFEQIKELAKGLPDGMNKNAQNSIIKFIENNDNIFEISEIPKKFQQPSVPMNKGKEGVPTFERKWEKIYHGIKELIELEATISYTPYINLFRGMLLFFKDISKREDVLFLEELNKKARSLFGDGGVTVAELYYRLATRFRHYLIDEFQDTSLIQWQNLKMMIEEALSTGGSLFYVGDKKQAIYRFRGGEAGLFDQVKEELSQYNARIEHLTKNWRSQKAIVEFNNRVFSYENLKKTLKDSGILEELTGDDGAEREILDVFKDAIQERKEENQYGYVRVLGIDEKNQEERDEIMQKKILSLIEDLKKRFNYEDIALLTRDNNEVEIITSWLLQKGYPVESEKTLNLLENALIKELLSFLKFLCSPIDDLSFAAFILSDLFCCVTTLKQEEMRDFIFNLHQEKKLSPDISLYNLFREKYPEVWDAYIDEFFKSVGFISPYELTVSIYQRFLLMERMSLSQAFLMKFLELIKAREDEYVNLSDFLSYIKDAPPEDLYVNVIHSDSIKVHTIHKSKGLEFPVVILPFLRMDISPESGGRGTSSYVVNQGEDLGLVRITSHYRPYSEELQKIYSKAYKKACIDELNNIYVALTRPKFELYLFVPRRSANRPNKARFLIPEEIREMGEKMVYEKKKRDKKPLMIIPPSSYRDWMEPLKEEFGDFDRIKNREKIFYGNVMHTILSLVGNLRPEREDEVIQRAISNAMVLYPAISDFTPYTQSIQSLISKREIKPFFYVEDGEVFQEREVVSSFGDLKRIDRLVVKEKEVWVVDYKSRGENEEIHQKQMREYMRIIEEIYPGREIKGFLIYLDEMSVKRIKK